From Salvia splendens isolate huo1 chromosome 3, SspV2, whole genome shotgun sequence, a single genomic window includes:
- the LOC121796821 gene encoding uncharacterized protein LOC121796821 — protein MPTYAKFLKDVLSKKNRWTDYETVNISENCSAIIQKKLPAKLKDPGSFNISCVIGNNRQTKALCDLGASINLMPLSFFRKMKIGTLKPTTITLPMADRTVTYPKGIVEDNLVMVHDFIFPVDFVVLDMEEGMNVPLILGRPFLATRKVLIDIAKGELTLHMGNKRHILSIYNAMKSREEEELVMKKECKVVHVVEVQKAQEIGSTFGDFSLPQWMFGSCGGSSSKEETALNPKVKEKKTKAENSPKVETKISDGALKNTWWKKRLARSYASKIDRKSNTTSYGVT, from the coding sequence ATGCCTACATATGCAAAGTTCCTAAAAGATGTGCTATCCAAGAAGAATAGGTGGACTGACTATGAGACGGTGAACATATCTGAAAACTGTAGTGCCATAATTCAGAAAAAGCTACCAGCCAAGCTTAAAGATCCTGGCAGTTTCAACATCTCATGCGTCATTGGAAATAACAGACAGACAAAGGCACTTTGTGATCTGGGGGCGAGCATAAATTTGATGCCATTATCATTTTTCAGAAAGATGAAGATCGGCACTCTCAAGCCGACAACAATCACACTGCCGATGGCAGATAGAACCGTCACCTATCCTAAAGGAATTGTTGAGGACAATCTTGTGATGGTACACGACTTCATATTTCCCGTCGATTTTGTAGTGTTGGATATGGAAGAAGGCATGAATGTACCACTTATCCTTGGGCGTCCATTCCTTGCAACGAGAAAAGTATTGATAGATATAGCAAAGGGAGAGCTCACTCTTCATATGGGCAACAAACGCCACATCTTATCTATCTACAATGCTATGAAGAGTCGTGAGGAAGAGGAACTTGTTATGAAGAAGGAGTGCAAAGTTGTGCATGTTGTAGAGGTTCAAAAGGCACAAGAAATTGGGTCCACATTTGGGGATTTTTCTTTGCCGCAGTGGATGTTTGGTTCATGTGGTGGATCAAGTTCTAAAGAAGAGACTGCATTAAATCCTAAAGTGAAGGAGAAGAAAACAAAAGCTGAAAATTCACCTAAAGTGGAAACCAAAATTTCTGATGGTGCTCTGAAAAATACTTGGTGGAAGAAGAGATTGGCTAGATCATATGCTTCCAAGATTGACAGAAAGTCTAACACCACCAGTTATGGCGTGACATGA
- the LOC121795592 gene encoding protein FAR-RED ELONGATED HYPOCOTYL 1-like isoform X1, whose amino-acid sequence MEANMITPEEIHSVQFFHHISIDYLNKKRKLQDELLVMPLWKHACWDYRLVSEFPSDSTIDLKMVRGNISARGVESGPDSASNSYCFPSDTDMSMSSHDDAKTYLSYPIAHASAKSCASSTLSDGKFSQIGLYSSENSSMLRKENSGKFESPSICEDLKCLYHEYGLDLSENYRVHLLECGSDCGFSEYHNEVIEGCVDEGVDNQLYSNEATDCNFVLSSGRWSVNQDSQEGTRKPTIDQEFEQYFSALML is encoded by the exons ATGGAGGCAAATATGATCACCCCAGAGGAAATTCACAG TGTTCAGTTTTTTCATCATATCAGCATTGATTACTTGAACAAGAAACGGAAACTTCAAGACGAACTGCTAGTTATGCCTTTGTGGAAGCATGCCTGCTGGGATTATAGACTTGTAAGTGAGTTTCCTTCTGATTCGACCATCGATCTGAAGATGGTGAGGGGTAACATTTCTGCACGAGGAGTTGAATCCGGACCAGATTCTGCAAGCAATAGCTATTGCTTTCCTAGTGACACTGACATGTCCATGTCTTCACATGATGATGCTAAAACTTATCTTTCGTACCCAATAGCACATGCATCTGCCAAAAGTTGCGCTTCATCTACTCTTTCAGACGGCAAGTTTTCTCAGATTGGTCTCTATTCTTCAGAGAACAGTTCGATGCTGAGAAAAGAAAACTCGGGTAAATTTGAGTCACCGTCCATCTGTGAAGACCTTAAATGTCTGTATCACGAATATGGTCTGGATCTATCTGAAAATTACAGAGTTCATCTCCTAGAATGTGGAAGTGATTGCGGCTTCTCAGAATACCATAATGAGGTCATAGAGGGATGTGTGGACGAGGGTGTTGATAATCAGCTCTACTCAAACGAGGCCACTGACTGTAATTTTGTTCTTTCATCTGGAAGGTGGTCTGTTAATCAAG ATAGTCAAGAAGGGACAAGGAAACCTACTATTGATCAGGAGTTTGAACAGTACTTTTCGGCACTTATGCTGTAA
- the LOC121795592 gene encoding protein FAR-RED ELONGATED HYPOCOTYL 1-like isoform X2 codes for MEANMITPEEIHSIDYLNKKRKLQDELLVMPLWKHACWDYRLVSEFPSDSTIDLKMVRGNISARGVESGPDSASNSYCFPSDTDMSMSSHDDAKTYLSYPIAHASAKSCASSTLSDGKFSQIGLYSSENSSMLRKENSGKFESPSICEDLKCLYHEYGLDLSENYRVHLLECGSDCGFSEYHNEVIEGCVDEGVDNQLYSNEATDCNFVLSSGRWSVNQDSQEGTRKPTIDQEFEQYFSALML; via the exons ATGGAGGCAAATATGATCACCCCAGAGGAAATTCACAG CATTGATTACTTGAACAAGAAACGGAAACTTCAAGACGAACTGCTAGTTATGCCTTTGTGGAAGCATGCCTGCTGGGATTATAGACTTGTAAGTGAGTTTCCTTCTGATTCGACCATCGATCTGAAGATGGTGAGGGGTAACATTTCTGCACGAGGAGTTGAATCCGGACCAGATTCTGCAAGCAATAGCTATTGCTTTCCTAGTGACACTGACATGTCCATGTCTTCACATGATGATGCTAAAACTTATCTTTCGTACCCAATAGCACATGCATCTGCCAAAAGTTGCGCTTCATCTACTCTTTCAGACGGCAAGTTTTCTCAGATTGGTCTCTATTCTTCAGAGAACAGTTCGATGCTGAGAAAAGAAAACTCGGGTAAATTTGAGTCACCGTCCATCTGTGAAGACCTTAAATGTCTGTATCACGAATATGGTCTGGATCTATCTGAAAATTACAGAGTTCATCTCCTAGAATGTGGAAGTGATTGCGGCTTCTCAGAATACCATAATGAGGTCATAGAGGGATGTGTGGACGAGGGTGTTGATAATCAGCTCTACTCAAACGAGGCCACTGACTGTAATTTTGTTCTTTCATCTGGAAGGTGGTCTGTTAATCAAG ATAGTCAAGAAGGGACAAGGAAACCTACTATTGATCAGGAGTTTGAACAGTACTTTTCGGCACTTATGCTGTAA
- the LOC121795591 gene encoding laccase-17-like, giving the protein MLLVASLPAALTLGLLVSIMLPQPASCTTRHYTFNIVQHNVTRLCKTKTIVSVNGKFPGPRLIAREGDRVLVKVVNNVTNNVTIHWHGIRQLKSGWADGPAYVTQCPIQTGQSYTYNFTITGQRGTLFWHAHISWLRATLYGPIIILPRRNETYPFKKPHKEVPIIFGEWWNADPETVINQSLQTGGGPNVSDAYTINGLPGPLYNCSSKDTFRLRVKPGKTYLLRLINAAMNDELFFSIANHTVTIVEADAVYVKPFVTSVVVITPGQTTNVLLMTKPHYQHATFLMAASPYFTGQGTFDNSTVAGFLEYEEQSDHLYNKTKTLFKPTLPALGDTGFVANFTRKLRSLNNPKYTSATVPQTVDKRFFFTAGLGSSPCPQNTTCQGPNGTKFSAAVNNISFVLPQTAMLQAHFYQNSTGVYTTDFPTNPPNPFNYTGTPPNNTLVSNGTRVVALPFNASVELVLQDTSILGAESHPLHLHGFNFFIVSEGFGNYDPTNDPAKFNLVDPVERNTVGVPSGGWVAIRFQADNPGVWFMHCHFEVHTSWGLRMAWIVQDGPLATQKLPPPPSDLPKC; this is encoded by the exons ATGTTGCTCGTTGCATCGCTGCCAGCAGCCCTCACATTAGGCCTTCTTGTCTCGATAATGCTGCCTCAGCCCGCATCATGCACCACCCGACACTACACATTTAAC ATTGTGCAACACAACGTGACACGACTGTGCAAAACGAAGACCATTGTTAGCGTTAATGGGAAATTTCCGGGACCTAGGCTAATCGCAAGAGAAGGCGATCGTGTATTAGTTAAGGTGGTCAACAATGTGACTAACAATGTGACCATTCACTG GCATGGAATACGGCAACTCAAGAGCGGGTGGGCTGATGGGCCGGCTTATGTAACACAATGCCCGATACAGACGGGCCAGAGTTACACGTACAACTTCACCATCACGGGGCAGAGAGGTACTCTGTTCTGGCATGCTCACATCTCATGGCTGAGAGCAACTCTTTACGGACCAATAATCATCCTCCCTAGACGAAACGAGACTTATCCCTTTAAGAAACCACACAAGGAagtccccatcatatttg GAGAGTGGTGGAATGCGGACCCTGAGACGGTTATTAATCAGTCTCTTCAGACGGGGGGTGGTCCAAACGTTTCCGATGCATACACCATTAATGGCCTTCCTGGACCCTTGTACAATTGTTCCTCTAAAG ATACATTCAGGCTGAGAGTGAAGCCGGGGAAGACATACTTGCTTCGTCTGATAAATGCTGCCATGAACGATGAACTATTTTTCAGCATTGCCAACCATACCGTCACCATAGTTGAAGCAGATGCAGTGTATGTCAAACCATTTGTTACTAGCGTGGTGGTCATAACCCCCGGCCAAACCACAAATGTTCTACTCATGACGAAGCCTCACTACCAGCACGCCACATTCCTCATGGCTGCAAGCCCGTATTTCACGGGACAAGGAACTTTTGACAATTCCACTGTTGCTGGTTTTCTTGAATATGAAGAACAATCAGATCACTTGTATAACAAGACAAAGACACTTTTTAAGCCTACATTACCAGCATTAGGTGACACTGGCTTTGTTGCCAATTTCACCCGGAAGCTCAGGAGCTTAAACAACCCAAAATATACATCAGCAACTGTCCCACAGACGGTGGACAAGCGTTTTTTCTTCACTGCGGGACTCGGGTCAAGCCCATGCCCTCAAAATACGACGTGTCAAGGACCCAATGGGACAAAATTTTCAGCTGCAGTCAATAACATTTCTTTTGTTCTTCCTCAGACAGCTATGCTACAAGCCCACTTCTATCAAAACTCTACAGGAGTTTACACCACAGATTTCCCAACCAATCCACCAAATCCATTCAACTACACAGGAACTCCACCGAACAACACTTTAGTGAGCAATGGAACTCGGGTTGTGGCTCTTCCTTTCAATGCTAGTGTGGAGCTAGTTCTTCAGGATACAAGCATTCTTGGGGCTGAGAGTCATCCTCTTCACCTACACGGTTTCAATTTCTTTATAGTCAGTGAAGGATTTGGGAATTATGATCCAACCAATGACCCTGCAAAGTTTAACCTGGTGGATCCCGTTGAAAGGAATACAGTAGGTGTTCCATCTGGTGGCTGGGTAGCCATTCGATTCCAAGCAGACAATCCAG GAGTATGGTTTATGCATTGCCACTTTGAAGTACACACAAGTTGGGGGTTAAGAATGGCTTGGATTGTACAGGACGGACCGCTAGCAACTCAAAAACTGCCACCACCCCCGTCTGATCTTCCCAAGTGTTGA